From Toxorhynchites rutilus septentrionalis strain SRP chromosome 2, ASM2978413v1, whole genome shotgun sequence, a single genomic window includes:
- the LOC129765711 gene encoding THO complex subunit 4-like, whose amino-acid sequence MDKIEMSLDEIIKTQKTHKGKNPRKDVKKSTGTNGTSKKRKQNGTNKKPQKSNRNSLDKPSQKRTANLQGQRNSGVGKKFRKNTAPPRDGGGVQKGGNRGGIQRPKKARYNVNAPKLELFTAGYKNATEGSTKMVVSNLDQGVSDSDMIELFSECGPLEGATVHYDRNGVSLGTADVIFGRRVDAVKAMKQFNGIRLDGRPMNIQLAGPVVTPTRTVNAALSHVERPRERLPQRRGHDSNMRAVSPKVRSQQTHRDFRDRSFDRTRANGQNRREHQRPGANQNRRVSGGNSGRRR is encoded by the coding sequence ATGGATAAAATCGAAATGAGTTTGGATGAAATCATCAAGACGCAGAAAACACATAAAGGTAAAAATCCTCGCAAAGATGTTAAAAAGTCAACTGGTACCAACGGGACGTCAAAAAAACGCAAACAAAATGGCACCAacaaaaaaccacaaaaaagtAATCGGAACAGTCTCGACAAACCATCGCAGAAACGTACTGCGAACCTACAAGGACAACGAAACAGTGGTGTTGGAAAGAAGTTCCGAAAGAACACCGCACCGCCAAGGGATGGCGGAGGTGTCCAGAAAGGGGGCAATCGAGGAGGAATCCAACGTCCGAAGAAAGCACGCTATAATGTAAATGCTCCAAAACTCGAACTGTTTACCGCCGGTTACAAAAATGCGACCGAAGGTAGCACCAAAATGGTGGTGTCAAATCTGGACCAAGGTGTGTCGGACTCGGATATGATCGAACTCTTCTCGGAATGTGGACCCCTCGAGGGCGCCACGGTTCACTACGATCGGAACGGAGTGTCTTTGGGGACGGCTGACGTGATATTCGGGCGACGGGTCGACGCAGTGAAAGCGATGAAACAGTTCAACGGGATCCGTCTCGATGGTCGACCGATGAATATACAGCTAGCAGGTCCGGTGGTCACACCAACGAGGACGGTGAATGCAGCATTATCGCATGTAGAGCGACCACGGGAGAGACTGCCACAACGTCGGGGTCATGATTCTAACATGCGGGCGGTATCGCCGAAGGTGCGGAGCCAGCAAACACATCGAGATTTTCGGGATCGAAGTTTTGACAGGACGAGAGCCAACGGCCAGAATCGTCGCGAGCATCAAAGACCAGGGGCTAATCAAAATCGTCGTGTGAGTGGTGGAAACAGCGGTCGTCGACGCTGA
- the LOC129765712 gene encoding THO complex subunit 4-like translates to MDKIEMSLDEIIKTQKTHKGKNPRKDVEKSTGTNGTSKKRKQNGTNKKPQKGNRNSLDKPSQKRTANLQGQRNSGVGKKFRKNTAPPRDGGGVQKGGNQGGIQRPKKARYNVNAPKLELFTAGYKNATEGSTKMVVSNLDQGVSDSDMIELFSECGPLEGATVHYDRNGVSLGTADVIFGRRVDAVKAMKQFNGIRLDGRPMNIQLAGPVVTPTRTVNAALSHVERPRERLPQRRGHDSNMRAVSPKVRSQQTHRDFRDRSFDRTRANGQNRREHQRPGANQNRRVSGGNSGRRR, encoded by the coding sequence ATGGATAAAATCGAAATGAGTTTGGATGAAATCATCAAGACGCAGAAAACACATAAAGGTAAAAATCCTCGCAAAGATGTTGAAAAGTCAACTGGTACCAACGGGACGTCAAAAAAACGCAAACAAAATGGCACCAacaaaaaaccacaaaaagGTAATCGGAACAGTCTCGACAAACCATCGCAGAAACGTACTGCGAACCTACAAGGACAACGAAACAGTGGTGTTGGAAAGAAGTTCCGAAAGAACACCGCACCGCCAAGGGATGGCGGAGGTGTCCAGAAAGGGGGCAATCAAGGAGGAATCCAACGTCCGAAGAAAGCACGCTATAATGTAAATGCTCCGAAACTCGAACTGTTTACCGCCGGTTACAAAAATGCGACCGAAGGTAGCACCAAAATGGTGGTGTCAAATCTGGACCAAGGTGTGTCGGACTCGGATATGATCGAACTCTTCTCGGAATGTGGACCCCTCGAGGGCGCCACGGTTCACTACGATCGGAACGGAGTGTCTTTGGGGACGGCTGACGTGATATTCGGGCGACGGGTCGACGCAGTGAAAGCGATGAAACAGTTCAACGGGATCCGTCTCGATGGTCGACCGATGAATATACAGCTAGCAGGTCCGGTGGTCACACCAACGAGGACGGTGAATGCAGCATTATCGCATGTAGAGCGACCACGGGAGAGACTGCCACAACGTCGTGGGCATGATTCTAACATGCGGGCGGTATCGCCGAAGGTGCGGAGCCAGCAAACACACCGAGATTTTCGGGATCGAAGTTTTGACAGGACGAGAGCCAACGGCCAGAATCGTCGCGAGCATCAAAGACCAGGGGCTAATCAAAATCGTCGTGTGAGTGGTGGAAACAGCGGTCGTCGACGCTGA